Proteins from a genomic interval of Bacteroidota bacterium:
- a CDS encoding patatin-like phospholipase family protein, giving the protein MAYDILSLDGGGTWALIQVKILQQRYGIAAKGHDILKNYDLVIANSGGSMVLAALCVNKSLSEIETMFLSQDVLETIFVRKFWSRLNPLGGFFPRFKTEEKPKGLTAQLGPDCKKLMTELPTHIGKPELQIIITGFDYDRERAVYFRSNLGSKLESSYIQSTVTGSQISEFKTLRLIDAIHASSNAPVQFFDNPAEFNYVLTNDPTKVTAKRRFWDGAIGGNNNPITAGILEALANGAQRNEIRIASLGTANTLLPISFGDSGEHTSNYDWLTKKGKNEGPAADIKKLSTSVISDPPDAATFIAHQILELPFIQNDIRLIRMNPLLKPILNTANGEWEKPGIDWDEAKLEHLFNMDMAVTNGEDVQLISKMADQYFEDYFDNQGIRVGGEKLDAILGHKKFSEALGDWKRW; this is encoded by the coding sequence ATGGCATACGATATACTATCGCTCGACGGCGGAGGCACTTGGGCTTTAATCCAAGTAAAAATATTACAACAACGCTATGGCATAGCTGCCAAAGGGCATGATATTTTAAAGAATTACGATTTGGTTATTGCCAACTCAGGCGGAAGCATGGTGCTTGCCGCTTTGTGCGTCAACAAATCTCTTAGCGAAATTGAAACCATGTTCCTATCCCAAGATGTTTTGGAGACCATTTTTGTTAGAAAGTTCTGGAGCCGATTGAATCCTTTAGGAGGTTTCTTTCCGCGATTCAAGACCGAAGAAAAACCTAAGGGCTTAACCGCACAACTAGGACCCGATTGCAAAAAACTAATGACGGAATTACCTACCCATATAGGCAAGCCCGAGCTACAAATTATTATAACAGGTTTCGATTATGACCGAGAACGAGCAGTATATTTTCGTTCCAATCTGGGTAGCAAACTCGAATCCTCTTATATACAAAGTACCGTGACAGGATCTCAAATCAGTGAATTCAAAACGTTAAGATTAATTGATGCAATTCATGCCTCCAGCAATGCACCTGTGCAGTTTTTCGATAACCCCGCCGAATTCAATTATGTTTTGACTAATGATCCTACAAAAGTTACGGCAAAACGCAGGTTTTGGGACGGAGCAATTGGCGGAAATAATAACCCTATCACTGCAGGAATATTAGAAGCATTGGCCAATGGTGCCCAAAGAAATGAAATACGAATTGCCAGCCTAGGAACTGCCAACACGTTACTACCAATTTCATTTGGCGATAGCGGAGAGCATACAAGTAACTATGATTGGCTTACAAAAAAAGGTAAAAATGAAGGCCCTGCTGCCGACATCAAAAAACTTTCAACTTCCGTTATCAGCGACCCTCCCGATGCTGCAACATTTATTGCACATCAAATATTGGAACTCCCATTTATACAAAACGATATTCGCCTTATTAGGATGAACCCCCTGTTAAAGCCAATACTAAATACTGCCAACGGTGAATGGGAAAAACCAGGAATCGATTGGGACGAAGCCAAGCTCGAACATCTTTTCAATATGGATATGGCAGTAACCAATGGCGAAGATGTACAACTCATCAGCAAGATGGCCGATCAATATTTTGAAGACTATTTCGACAACCAAGGTATAAGAGTAGGTGGCGAAAAACTAGATGCCATCCTAGGGCACAAGAAATTTAGCGAGGCACTGGGTGATTGGAAAAGGTGGTAA
- a CDS encoding choice-of-anchor V domain-containing protein, with protein MKKNIITASFTIILFLFYSLIAKNDGGPPYNTKAPGEKSCSGTEGANSCHSGGIADNAGPGTASIIFDNGNTTYIPGQTYIIKPRITHYTLNKFGFQIVSLRNSDNKFTGTITLIDTNKTRMQSPTWGSYQDRNFVMHRIAGTAPVSANTGEWTYQWKAPSTNQGAITFYASMLAANGDNASDKNDQTYNTKLIITPFNTIENVSTEPVVSVYPNPINDNPNITLHLANAQALHFEIIDLNGKNVYNTTEQKPNTGTQVYHLNNLNLSSGIYLLKITGIDFSSVRKIVVE; from the coding sequence ATGAAAAAAAATATCATCACGGCTTCATTTACTATTATATTATTCTTGTTTTATTCTTTAATTGCCAAAAACGATGGCGGCCCTCCCTATAATACAAAAGCACCTGGAGAAAAATCGTGCAGTGGGACAGAAGGAGCCAATAGCTGCCATAGCGGTGGTATTGCCGACAATGCTGGGCCGGGAACTGCATCCATCATTTTCGACAATGGGAACACAACATATATACCGGGCCAAACATATATTATTAAACCCCGCATTACACATTACACCTTAAATAAATTTGGGTTTCAAATTGTTTCCCTTCGTAACAGTGACAACAAATTTACGGGCACCATCACACTTATTGATACAAACAAAACCAGAATGCAAAGTCCTACTTGGGGCTCTTACCAAGACCGTAATTTTGTGATGCACAGAATTGCAGGCACCGCACCCGTATCAGCCAATACGGGCGAATGGACTTACCAATGGAAGGCACCAAGCACCAACCAGGGAGCCATTACTTTTTATGCAAGTATGCTTGCTGCCAATGGCGATAACGCCAGCGATAAGAACGACCAAACTTATAATACCAAACTTATTATTACACCTTTCAATACTATTGAAAATGTTTCTACTGAACCCGTTGTTTCTGTCTATCCAAATCCTATAAATGATAATCCCAATATTACCCTTCATTTGGCAAATGCCCAAGCTTTACATTTTGAAATTATAGATTTGAATGGTAAAAATGTATATAATACCACTGAGCAAAAACCAAACACTGGCACACAAGTTTATCATCTGAATAATTTAAACTTAAGCTCAGGAATATATTTATTGAAAATAACTGGCATTGATTTTTCTTCAGTTAGAAAAATTGTAGTGGAATAA
- a CDS encoding choice-of-anchor V domain-containing protein, whose translation MIKYYTRIIYCFFAIAFTSAMADSLSNSAPASTTGAPGEKDCTTSGCHESFALNSGQGSNTLSVLNGASNYIPSNTYTLTAEVAHPNLNRFGFQVVAIKDKDSSNVGTFTCTEQSRTQLISGAGGFANRNYITYTYDGTNAVSQGKGKWQFNWTAPVTNEGNITFYLATVAANDDGNDLGDYCYTKSLTLQSATTSIKQSENNIMFNVFPNPANDKIAISYYLDKPSSINIELYDIKGNKLQQQTLVKGFTGNNLVEMNLHEHEAGIYFIKLEMDNKSMFEKIILFN comes from the coding sequence ATGATTAAATATTATACCCGAATCATTTATTGTTTTTTTGCTATCGCCTTCACCAGTGCAATGGCTGATAGTTTAAGCAACAGTGCCCCCGCGTCAACCACAGGTGCCCCGGGCGAAAAAGATTGCACCACTAGTGGTTGCCACGAGTCATTTGCACTCAATAGTGGACAGGGTAGCAATACTTTGAGTGTACTAAATGGTGCAAGCAATTATATTCCTTCAAATACTTATACCCTTACCGCTGAGGTTGCTCACCCCAATCTCAACAGATTTGGATTTCAAGTAGTAGCCATCAAAGACAAGGACAGCAGCAATGTGGGAACTTTTACCTGTACTGAACAATCGAGAACACAACTCATTTCTGGTGCCGGGGGATTTGCCAACAGGAATTATATAACATATACTTACGATGGCACCAATGCTGTTTCGCAAGGCAAAGGCAAATGGCAGTTTAACTGGACAGCCCCAGTCACCAACGAAGGAAATATTACCTTCTATTTGGCTACCGTTGCTGCCAATGATGATGGAAACGATTTGGGCGATTACTGTTATACAAAATCATTGACACTTCAATCTGCTACCACAAGTATAAAGCAAAGCGAAAATAATATAATGTTTAATGTATTCCCCAATCCTGCAAACGATAAAATTGCTATCTCTTATTATTTGGATAAACCCTCCAGTATCAATATAGAATTATATGATATAAAAGGCAATAAATTGCAACAACAAACTTTGGTAAAAGGCTTTACAGGCAATAACCTAGTAGAAATGAATTTGCACGAACATGAAGCAGGTATCTATTTTATTAAATTAGAAATGGACAATAAAAGTATGTTCGAAAAAATCATCCTTTTTAACTAA
- a CDS encoding Spx/MgsR family RNA polymerase-binding regulatory protein, translated as MITIHGIKNCDTMQKAFKWLDANKVPYNFYDYKTTPPTEGIVKEWLTQIPIEILVNTHSTTYKNLSDSQKADVLKPPKCFGIIQENPSILKRPILDIDGKYIVGFDGEKWRKEL; from the coding sequence ATGATCACCATACACGGAATAAAAAATTGTGATACCATGCAAAAGGCCTTTAAATGGCTCGACGCAAATAAAGTTCCATATAATTTTTACGATTATAAAACAACGCCTCCCACAGAAGGTATAGTTAAAGAATGGCTGACGCAGATTCCTATAGAAATATTGGTGAATACCCACTCGACCACTTATAAAAATCTTAGTGATTCGCAGAAAGCTGATGTATTAAAACCTCCCAAATGTTTTGGTATTATTCAAGAAAACCCTTCTATACTTAAAAGGCCAATACTTGATATTGATGGAAAATATATAGTAGGATTTGATGGGGAGAAATGGAGGAAGGAATTATGA
- a CDS encoding NAD+ synthase translates to MPKIALAQINPHVGNIKANLDKIISYTQQAKKQGASLVVFPELAICGYPPLDLLYFDDFIKSCTDAIAELAASSHEIGIIVGGPSVNPIAEGKDLFNSAFYLYKGKIQQVVHKTLLPTYDVFDEYRYFEPNKSFSTIEHDGVKIALTICEDIWNLTDDPLYTQNPMSQLQDAHLMVNISASPFSYKQLHARTEILQANVLKYKMPMVYVNQCGAQTELIFDGGSMVIATNGNQLLKSDAFEESLVTISLSDLLKNPVETCSTDKENEYELIHDALILGIRDYFQKSGFTKGILGLSGGVDSALVLYLASKALGPQNVLPVLLPSQYSSAHSISDSEQLCDNMGIQFKTIGISDIFDNFVETLQPHFENKAANIAEENIQSRIRGVLLMALSNKHGHILLNTSNKSELAVGYGTLYGDMCGGLSVIGDLYKTKVYELCLYINRDQEIIPSNILTKAPSAELRPDQKDSDSLPDYDLLDAILQLYCEENQSARQIIEQGFDSETVNRTLHLVNNSEYKRKQTPPILRVSPRAFGIGRFLPIVASYNL, encoded by the coding sequence GTGCCAAAAATAGCTCTTGCTCAGATTAACCCACATGTGGGAAATATCAAAGCAAACCTCGATAAAATTATATCATATACCCAGCAAGCCAAGAAGCAAGGTGCCTCATTGGTGGTATTCCCCGAGTTGGCCATTTGCGGCTACCCCCCACTCGATTTATTATACTTCGATGATTTCATAAAAAGCTGCACCGATGCTATAGCGGAACTAGCAGCAAGTTCGCATGAAATAGGAATTATTGTGGGCGGACCCTCTGTTAATCCTATTGCTGAGGGAAAAGATTTATTCAATTCTGCTTTTTATTTATACAAAGGCAAAATACAACAAGTGGTTCACAAAACATTATTGCCCACCTACGATGTGTTTGACGAGTACCGATATTTTGAACCCAACAAATCATTCAGCACCATTGAGCACGACGGAGTAAAGATTGCATTGACCATTTGCGAAGATATTTGGAACCTCACTGACGATCCTTTGTATACCCAAAATCCAATGTCGCAATTGCAAGATGCACATCTTATGGTTAATATTTCGGCCTCTCCATTTTCCTATAAGCAGCTTCATGCACGCACAGAAATTTTGCAGGCCAATGTCCTCAAATACAAGATGCCCATGGTATATGTGAACCAATGTGGTGCACAGACCGAGTTAATCTTTGACGGCGGCTCGATGGTAATTGCGACAAACGGGAATCAGTTATTAAAGTCAGATGCCTTTGAGGAATCGTTGGTTACAATTTCGTTAAGCGACCTATTGAAAAACCCTGTGGAAACATGCAGCACAGACAAAGAAAATGAATACGAACTTATTCACGATGCTCTCATTTTGGGCATACGTGACTATTTTCAAAAATCGGGTTTCACAAAAGGTATCCTTGGGCTTTCAGGCGGTGTAGACTCGGCATTGGTTTTATATCTTGCCTCAAAAGCTTTAGGTCCACAAAATGTTTTACCAGTCCTTCTCCCCTCTCAATATTCTTCTGCACATTCCATTTCCGACAGCGAACAATTGTGTGATAATATGGGTATTCAATTTAAAACTATTGGCATTAGTGATATTTTTGATAATTTCGTAGAAACCCTTCAACCTCATTTCGAAAACAAGGCTGCGAATATAGCCGAAGAAAATATACAGTCTCGAATTAGAGGGGTATTATTGATGGCTTTAAGCAATAAACATGGTCATATTTTGCTTAACACCAGCAACAAAAGCGAATTGGCGGTAGGTTACGGAACTTTATATGGTGATATGTGCGGCGGCTTATCAGTGATAGGCGATCTATATAAGACCAAAGTGTATGAACTGTGCCTCTATATAAATCGTGATCAAGAAATCATTCCCAGCAATATTTTAACTAAAGCTCCATCGGCAGAGCTAAGACCCGACCAAAAAGACAGCGACTCACTGCCAGATTATGATTTGTTGGATGCTATATTGCAACTTTACTGTGAAGAAAATCAATCGGCTAGACAAATAATTGAGCAGGGATTTGATTCTGAAACTGTAAACCGAACTTTGCATTTGGTGAACAACAGTGAATACAAACGAAAACAGACTCCACCTATCCTTCGGGTTTCGCCCCGTGCGTTCGGAATAGGACGCTTTTTACCCATCGTTGCGTCGTACAATTTGTAA
- a CDS encoding outer membrane beta-barrel protein — translation MKKFSTVLLILAICSSSFAQTGKKPIKTQRFGFRASPNFCWIKSTDKLLVNDGVKMAFSYGFNFQEKINKTLWYEIGMDISRIDGRLTNNYPQIFKQVTPLNADTTNKVSYSMKLNYIEIPISFVGKTNEIGYMTYTFQGGLTPAILLSQNATIKKADSVGGDFKGKLNSNRPDDFIATSDDVSFFRMAFVMGAGMEYALTKDVSIVAGIRYSNGMFRTNKNKAYDSYRTNYFAINVGILF, via the coding sequence ATGAAAAAGTTTTCAACTGTATTGCTCATCCTTGCAATTTGCAGCTCATCATTTGCCCAAACAGGCAAGAAACCTATTAAAACCCAACGCTTTGGTTTCCGTGCTTCACCCAACTTTTGTTGGATAAAATCAACCGACAAACTATTGGTAAATGATGGTGTCAAAATGGCTTTCAGCTATGGTTTTAACTTTCAAGAAAAAATAAATAAAACCCTTTGGTATGAAATCGGGATGGATATTTCAAGGATTGATGGAAGGTTAACCAATAATTACCCGCAAATCTTTAAACAAGTTACTCCCCTAAATGCAGATACCACTAATAAAGTTTCCTACAGCATGAAACTAAACTATATTGAGATTCCAATTTCTTTCGTAGGAAAAACTAACGAAATTGGTTATATGACATATACTTTTCAAGGAGGACTAACCCCAGCTATTTTATTATCACAAAATGCGACAATCAAAAAAGCTGATTCAGTTGGTGGTGATTTCAAAGGTAAATTAAACTCTAATCGTCCCGATGATTTTATTGCCACTTCCGATGACGTTAGCTTTTTCAGAATGGCATTTGTGATGGGTGCTGGCATGGAGTACGCTTTAACCAAAGACGTTTCTATTGTGGCCGGCATTCGTTATAGCAATGGCATGTTCCGCACCAATAAAAACAAAGCCTACGATAGCTATCGTACCAATTATTTTGCAATAAATGTAGGTATATTGTTTTAG